TGTTTAGCTGATTGTGCACCAGCCCAGCATTTAGGAGAACCCAGCACTCCATTTGTGCCACTCCAACGGGGAACCATTTTTTACCAACTTGAAACGGATCAGATGAATCAGAGGCATGATTAAGAACAGCCCTGAAAGTAAATGACACAGCCCTTTGTTGCAGTTCCAATTCGTTGTTGACAAGCAAGTTACTCCATGGAGCAAGCTTCCCTTCATTTTTTGGTTCACTTGATTTGAGCTGTTCTCCATTGTGCATGTCAGCTTTGGCATCGCTTATCATTAATCTTCTACAGATAATGTTCAGAAGAAAAATTTTGCGAGAACTGATCTCTGAAAGCATGCTCACAACATGAAGCAAGATCTTATCGATGGAATCATCAGAAAGATGGCATGAAAACCAACCAGAGATCCATTTGAAGAGTAGATTTTCCACAAATGATGGACTGGACTTGTTAAATTCTAGTAATGCTGCAAGACTGTCCCATAGAACCAGTGGATTTTCTGCATCTTCAAAATACTGTAGGGACCATAAAATGTTGGATTCCCAACACGACAGGTCTCTCTCGGATAAAGCCAAAGTGGATTCACCAGTATTGTCTGGTGAAATTTCCAACGACTGCCCACCGGCCCAGAAAAACTCTATGACTGCTTTCTGGGTCCTGCATGTTACCAATAAGAAAATTTAGTCTAAAAACTTGTATAGTGATCTGCTGCCAAAAAATGCATTGGCTAAGCATACTATTAGCAATTGTTCATCTTCTTATACTATTACCTTGCCTGATACATTTGGTGCAGAAGATTTACGTCAAAACTGCGAACCTGACATGGCACACTTCACGTTAAACATCTGCTTAAGTGCATATAAGGATGAAAATTATCGcatacaaaataaaataagaaataaaatgagAAAGTATCGATAACTTGCAGGACGTCACATTTATTGTTAATATTGCAACAGGCCTGCATACACCATTAATTGGAGTACGTTTTACCTCGCTATAAACAGTACATGAGATATATCTGCAAACACTAGAACTTACCTCAATGGTGTACCCAAAAAAAGCTCACATCAAACATAATAAAATGGAAACAGATAAATGGATTATCAAGCAGAAAATAAAGTTTACAAAACCAAGTATAATGGCTAATATGCTCCATACGCAACAGAGCTGCAACCTCACTCCAATATAGCTAATTAACAATATAACAGACTGAATAATACATAAGGATTCCAGAAAAGTCAAAAGTCCAAGTCAAAATTCTATGGAAACAACAAGCTTACCACAGCAATCGTTAGTCCTCCAGGGGACAGTGCAAGACCAAAGCATTGATCAGATACTAGTGAAAGCTGCAAGAACAATATGTACTCCATTTTAGAAACAAAGGAGAtctggcagaagaggaagagaagtacAAACTCATGGTCAGTTCCCTCCATACATTGGTAGAGTTTCTGAACCCGGGAAATTTTGAGGGGAAGGTGACTTTATGAAGAGAGTCTCCATGCAACACCCAGCTCTGGACTGAATTATCCTGTTATCAGAAAACAAAAGTGACTTTTGAGATGTCCAATTGCTTCCTGAAAAAGCAACTTAGCTACAAAATAAAACTAAACTTATGAAAACTTTATCTACACAAGAATAGTGCGATGAAAAGAACAGTAAATCATCATTATTCCACAAGTACAACAGAGATGCACAAAATTAACTCTCTCCCATACAGACATTAGGGGAAAACTTATGACGACAGGGTATACACCAAAAAAAGAAACATCAGAATGGCATGTTTAAATTTTAGATATAAAGGCATTGGTTTGCTTACAGCTGTGGTAGATATGTCTTTTACTTTTTCCAGAACTGTTTATCAAGTTTAAAAAACAAATGAACATAAAAAGAATATCAAAAGACAAATGCATGCATTTTTGACATATTAGTTCCTCATAATTATTTAACCAAGATCTAGCCGCAGATATATCAATAAAACTGGTTTCCAGGATGTTTCAAGACTGAAGATTCCTAGACAATTGACAAACCTAAGTAAGATGAACTCAAATCAGCAACCAACTCAGTATCTTGCATGCGTAAGACAGTGATATGGTGCTGTACAAATCATGAGGAATTTTTAAGATGGTCGCATTTCGGAGACTGAGGTAGAGATGTTCCTCGTGAAATGAAGATAAGGTTCCACTGCTACCGGACAAAATTGAAAGCAAATTCGACTGAAAGTATTGAACATGGTCTGGTGATCTTTCCCTTGTGACATGCAAAAAGGCTCAACATGCAAGTGAGTCATAAAGAGGCTACCAACCAAATTGGTAATACAGTTGAGGTGGCAGGACAAatcatcaattggtatcaaactATTTCCAGGAGTTTGATAAAATTAGTGATAGGAATTGATTAACTGAACACAATAGGTGATTGCCATAACATCAGATTGCAGTAATTAATTGTAATGAGAGAATTAGGAGATATGCATTCATTTGGATAAGGGCGGGGACACTATCAAAGGTTTTATGCTAGAAGGTCATCAGCCATGATATCTAATACCTTATCTTTGATTAAGTGTAACTTCCATTGATCCTCTGGACCCAAACTTCATGAAATACAAGAGCTTGACAGTTGATGAATACATGTCCTGAGCAGCAGGAACTGATGAAAGATGCAACCACTGGCTAGACTGATTATACACTTTGCCTAAGAGGCACTAGCCCAATTCTACACCTGTTGGCCTGAAGAATCATCAGGTTGACTTGACTTCCTGCTCGTGGGTTAGGAAAATTGAACAAAAAAGAATTTGGACAGAACTTGATTTTGCAGACcaaaaatatcaataaatgaGAAGCACATGAAGCTTGCATGAGTACATTTTACAGTTTTTGAGCATATTTATTACATGAATAATGTATTATTTAAAAGCAGACTTGGAACAATTTAAGTGGTCCAAAACTGACCTGGCTGCAACTGTACAAGCAACGACCACCAAATGCCCAAGCTAGACCTGTCACCTGTTGATTTAAAGGACATGTCAAATTCTGTTAGAACCATCACAAGACAAAGTGAGATAAATATACCACTTGGTCATGTGCATCATAGACACCAGCACTGTGAATTTTTTTGCCAAACACATTACATATCCATGCTTCAAGCGATCCAGATCCTTTCCCAATTGCTAAGACAATATTTTCTTGAGACTGTCTTGGCACAACCAGTGAAATTGTTGATATTGGGGCAGGAATGGCAACTGTCAACTAATAAGAAAACaatgaattaaaatgataaattgatTTCAATTAGATATTTATCCGCTGTGCGGAAAAATCAAAACTAGCTCAAAATGTTTTACCTCATTTATTAAGGAAAAGGAAATTTTATTAGCCTCTGAAGAACTGGCCAAGTCTTCAACATCAGCTGACCATATCTTCACACTGAGGAAACAATGGTCTATTGTGACTGTTGCTGAAGAGAACCATCAACCATGTAACATATAACAGAGTAGGGATGACATAGTTAAAAGGGAAAATAGTCTTAGACAAGCCTTTTCTTCACACTCTATGATCTTCTACTAGTAGAAAAGATAATAGTTTTACACAAGTAATTGCTTCAGTACTCTATGATGTTCTATCATAGTACCAACTTTTAAATCCAGAGACATTTTTAGTTAGAATGTCAAATTACTCCACAATAATGTAAGACTAAGCTCCAATAGAACGTCACAAATGATAAGAACTGCCAAGCCACACCTCTTTTCTTAAAGTACTATCAGAACCTGTTCATGAACACATAGCTGAAATGACATGTTCATAAAGATATTGCAGTAATACAAGTATCTTTTTCCAGAAACGTTAAGATTTCATTCAATACTCTACCTAAACATAGGATGGTTTTAGATTTTACGACATACTATCTTTACTAACTCAGTAACTGTACTATACTGATCTGATTACTTACACTATACCAATATACATAAGATATCAATCTGCACCAACATACTTTACCATTTTGTGTTGGGAATGCAAAAGTGTTCAAACTGCTTCTGTCTTGATAATATTCGTAATAATGATTATTTAAACCAGCAGGTCACGAATTGCATCTTTCAAAGCTCAGGTATGATTTAATTCTCAGAGCAGAAAACTGATAGGAACCACAACATCAACCAAATCAACCGCAAAACAAAGAGTTTAGTACACAACAAGAAAGAATAGAAGAGCTGCCACCACAAAAACATGAATAGATTACATGTCTTAAATAAATTTGCAATCAGCTGAGAACTGCACATTTCCAAAAAAATGTAACAAAGAAGGAATGCAGGATTTTTCTAACTCATAATGAGATTAACAAAACACTTGACAATTCATACAGATAGTTCCAGCTGCCCTAGGTATACATCACCAGTGGATAAAGGAGCAAGCTGACATGCATAGACAAACTTGAGTGAATCTCAACAGTCTCACTTCTATGTATCAAGACATGGCAACAAAGTTCATTAAATAATAGGAAATGCTGAACAAATAACATGTATGACCTACAATAGTCAATTTAATGATCTGACCATATTAAATTggacagaagaaaaagaaagcacatcCCCTTGTCATCAGGTTAGTATCTGTTTCTGACATGAATACCACTTTAAAAGTCAGAAATACAAGTCTGGAATTAGCTTAACTGATCCAATGATGTATGTTAGGGAACATAAATTGCAATTCACAAACAGAACATCTCAATTTTATCAAAGACTTCCAGTTTAATCAGATTATATACCCTTCAATCACAAATCATACAAGACAAttaaaaaaatatgcatcaaagaCAGAACGAGCAATCCAACTGGCAATAGAATTAGAAACAAGAAAGAGACCATTGACCATATATGACCAGTATAGTAAAACCACCTTCCATCCGAACTTCCAGTGGCCAAGATCAACTGGGACATTCTCAGGCGTGCTGCAAGCATTTCCCAACTAATTGTAGTGATCCATGCGTTATGAGCCTGGATAAGTCCAACGAGCATTGGATCAACAGAAACTCTGCCATGCTCAATAGTGTAGCATTCCGGTTCACAGAGTTTCCAGAGAGAGATTTTACCAGACTTCCCCCCAACAGCAAGAATAGAGTATCTGTTGGAAAAGCCAGGCTGGATTCGAGATGACTGCAATACTGGTGACCAAGCTACAACGAGGCCTGATAACAAAGCACTACGAGAAGCATACTGCTCTGGGGTGATCATAGGGACATAATTTTGCCTTCCTTCTGGAAGCAGGCCTTCAGGTATTGGAGAAATATGTTTGCTCACCATGGCATTATTGGAGCTGACCTCAATAACCTGAAACTAAATGTTATTACAAACAAACTTCATAGCAGGTAATAGGATTTCTGGCAGTATATAACAAGGCCTACTTAGTCCCTATAGGCATCAATTACAAAAGTATGTAATGGTTAAACACCTCCTCAGAAGAAACTTGATTGATGATGGAGCAAGGCCTAATGATAGATTCTGTACTAGCGGCAACAGGTTTATCAGTAACTGATAATGCTGTAAGGTCATCGCCACTATCATGCCATCCATCTTCATGAGAGTCCTCTCCATTTGCGCCATCATTCAGTGCCTCTCCTAGTGATTTGTGGTGATTGATTCCCTTGCTTCTGCAAAGCATTAAAGTTCTAACATTGACAATCAAATTCCTATAAATGGCCTAACAGAAAATATGAAATAACTAGATATTAAGGAATCAACATATGAAGAATAAATTCCATGGGTTAGAAGGTTAAGAACTGTGGCAAAAGaaaataaagtttcaaaatagACTGTCAGGTGGTGTACATAATAAAAGGCTAAGTAATTGAGAACTAAAGGTTTAGATGATGTCAAGACAAAAAGAAATCACAAAAACACagtgtaaaacaaaaaaaaaacaatttctctactccaaacaAGGTTCAGGTTTTAAATATTTGTTTAACACCAATTCGGATGACCAAATATACCAACCTACACCACTGGTACAATCATGAAATATGATAAAAAATGAAATACCTACTGGTACCAACCTATATAGTCCAACATCAGTCCTTGGTGGAACCTGCATATGCTCGAGTTGAATAGTTGCCGAATGTAATGGTTCATTTCAAGGTTTGCGATTTCGAATTGTCATACTGCCCGTACTGGGCAGTATGTACCGGTCCCCTTGATATAATGGCCTAACTGCGGCGAGGCTAAGGGAGAAGcgtcgaagaaggaagaagaaggagagggcgttcgaagaagagggagaatcgggagaacatCAGCGCGAACTTGTTTCCATGCCCGTTCTCGATCCCGATCCGATGccaccctccctcgacgatcccgatccaggaggtaacaACGAGGAGAGTCGTAAAGAGGAGGATCTGGAGGCGCAGGGATCAAGGGAGGCAGCGGCTAGAGCAGCAGAAGAGGCAGTCTCCTTCATCGCCTCGTCTGCGACTCTGTGGCCTTTTTCTTCGTCACGTTCTTTGCTGAAGGCCGGAGACGTCTgcggccttcgacgtcttcgcCGAATGCCGCAGATGAGGCGACGAGAAGAGAGGCAACGTCGTCGAGGCTGCATAcgccttttttttaatatttttatatattgatttttatattttttatataaaaatatatattatatatgtttatatattaattatatttatttatttatttaggcaTATCGCTTGGTACAATGTACCATatcgtaccgagcaaagctcgatacaccggtacggtacgaaatttcaaaccttggtTCATTTTTTATTAGTAGCAGTTGCACAAATCTCTAATTTTATAGGTTTTAACGTGTGGCATCAAAGGTTAGCATTACATTGCACCTACATCAACTACTGGTATTCGAAACCTTGCCCTATGAATAAGCACAAATACAACAAATCATAAGACTGAGCAAAATGACAGCTCAAAAATGAGGATGCTGAGATGATTCCATCTATTAGATATTTAGATGAAGAATATGTAGCCAAAAAttgttgcatgcaacaagaacatCTTGTCTCATAAAAACCAGGTTATAACAATTAGTCA
Above is a genomic segment from Musa acuminata AAA Group cultivar baxijiao chromosome BXJ3-4, Cavendish_Baxijiao_AAA, whole genome shotgun sequence containing:
- the LOC135634895 gene encoding uncharacterized protein LOC135634895 isoform X3, translated to MASHWQAVPLVASPSYPNSIAWSNENLVAVASGHIVTIVNPALLDGPRGLITLSPNKPFPIGFVRREDLLTPCLMPTCLSRDTRPCARSISWSQPGFASNSGCLLAVCTSEGRIKLYRAPFCEFRAEWVENKFWGTEFAFNIVCSSEFLTAVLPNINKLAQAPNQAKNVSSSPKIVVLAKNLHSKEMGSKGINHHKSLGEALNDGANGEDSHEDGWHDSGDDLTALSVTDKPVAASTESIIRPCSIINQVSSEEFQVIEVSSNNAMVSKHISPIPEGLLPEGRQNYVPMITPEQYASRSALLSGLVVAWSPVLQSSRIQPGFSNRYSILAVGGKSGKISLWKLCEPECYTIEHGRVSVDPMLVGLIQAHNAWITTISWEMLAARLRMSQLILATGSSDGSVKIWSADVEDLASSSEANKISFSLINELTVAIPAPISTISLVVPRQSQENIVLAIGKGSGSLEAWICNVFGKKIHSAGVYDAHDQVVTGLAWAFGGRCLYSCSQDNSVQSWVLHGDSLHKVTFPSKFPGFRNSTNLSLVSDQCFGLALSPGGLTIAVVRSFDVNLLHQMYQARTQKAVIEFFWAGGQSLEISPDNTGESTLALSERDLSCWESNILWSLQYFEDAENPLVLWDSLAALLEFNKSSPSFVENLLFKWISGWFSCHLSDDSIDKILLHVVSMLSEISSRKIFLLNIICRRLMISDAKADMHNGEQLKSSEPKNEGKLAPWSNLLVNNELELQQRAVSFTFRAVLNHASDSSDPFQVGKKWFPVGVAQMECWVLLNAGLVHNQLNILGSELRGLGSRISSICEYVKEESCSFCSTPVPFESADVAWCEGHKLDCSGSKERHRLSRCAVSMRLCSVAAPMWFCICCHRSATDTMPQTFFMMSEPPSGTDDEMKLDFCRPLCPFCGILLQRSMLEFLLSPSPV
- the LOC135634895 gene encoding uncharacterized protein LOC135634895 isoform X2, which produces MASHWQAVPLVASPSYPNSIAWSNENLVAVASGHIVTIVNPALLDGPRGLITLSPNKPFPIGFVRREDLLTPCLMPTCLSRDTRPCARSISWSQPGFASNSGCLLAVCTSEGRIKLYRAPFCEFRAEWVEVVDISDLLFNYFERTNFGEQSLLSTSFAQKQTSASSKSSKKRVIESQDCSSSKEPTFKRNGVSRRSKGINHHKSLGEALNDGANGEDSHEDGWHDSGDDLTALSVTDKPVAASTESIIRPCSIINQVSSEEVIEVSSNNAMVSKHISPIPEGLLPEGRQNYVPMITPEQYASRSALLSGLVVAWSPVLQSSRIQPGFSNRYSILAVGGKSGKISLWKLCEPECYTIEHGRVSVDPMLVGLIQAHNAWITTISWEMLAARLRMSQLILATGSSDGSVKIWSADVEDLASSSEANKISFSLINELTVAIPAPISTISLVVPRQSQENIVLAIGKGSGSLEAWICNVFGKKIHSAGVYDAHDQVVTGLAWAFGGRCLYSCSQDNSVQSWVLHGDSLHKVTFPSKFPGFRNSTNLSLVSDQCFGLALSPGGLTIAVVRSFDVNLLHQMYQARTQKAVIEFFWAGGQSLEISPDNTGESTLALSERDLSCWESNILWSLQYFEDAENPLVLWDSLAALLEFNKSSPSFVENLLFKWISGWFSCHLSDDSIDKILLHVVSMLSEISSRKIFLLNIICRRLMISDAKADMHNGEQLKSSEPKNEGKLAPWSNLLVNNELELQQRAVSFTFRAVLNHASDSSDPFQVGKKWFPVGVAQMECWVLLNAGLVHNQLNILGSELRGLGSRISSICEYVKEESCSFCSTPVPFESADVAWCEGHKLDCSGSKERHRLSRCAVSMRLCSVAAPMWFCICCHRSATDTMPQTFFMMSEPPSGTDDEMKLDFCRPLCPFCGILLQRSMLEFLLSPSPV
- the LOC135634895 gene encoding uncharacterized protein LOC135634895 isoform X1, encoding MASHWQAVPLVASPSYPNSIAWSNENLVAVASGHIVTIVNPALLDGPRGLITLSPNKPFPIGFVRREDLLTPCLMPTCLSRDTRPCARSISWSQPGFASNSGCLLAVCTSEGRIKLYRAPFCEFRAEWVEVVDISDLLFNYFERTNFGEQSLLSTSFAQKQTSASSKSSKKRVIESQDCSSSKEPTFKRNGVSRRSKGINHHKSLGEALNDGANGEDSHEDGWHDSGDDLTALSVTDKPVAASTESIIRPCSIINQVSSEEFQVIEVSSNNAMVSKHISPIPEGLLPEGRQNYVPMITPEQYASRSALLSGLVVAWSPVLQSSRIQPGFSNRYSILAVGGKSGKISLWKLCEPECYTIEHGRVSVDPMLVGLIQAHNAWITTISWEMLAARLRMSQLILATGSSDGSVKIWSADVEDLASSSEANKISFSLINELTVAIPAPISTISLVVPRQSQENIVLAIGKGSGSLEAWICNVFGKKIHSAGVYDAHDQVVTGLAWAFGGRCLYSCSQDNSVQSWVLHGDSLHKVTFPSKFPGFRNSTNLSLVSDQCFGLALSPGGLTIAVVRSFDVNLLHQMYQARTQKAVIEFFWAGGQSLEISPDNTGESTLALSERDLSCWESNILWSLQYFEDAENPLVLWDSLAALLEFNKSSPSFVENLLFKWISGWFSCHLSDDSIDKILLHVVSMLSEISSRKIFLLNIICRRLMISDAKADMHNGEQLKSSEPKNEGKLAPWSNLLVNNELELQQRAVSFTFRAVLNHASDSSDPFQVGKKWFPVGVAQMECWVLLNAGLVHNQLNILGSELRGLGSRISSICEYVKEESCSFCSTPVPFESADVAWCEGHKLDCSGSKERHRLSRCAVSMRLCSVAAPMWFCICCHRSATDTMPQTFFMMSEPPSGTDDEMKLDFCRPLCPFCGILLQRSMLEFLLSPSPV